The Lepeophtheirus salmonis chromosome 1, UVic_Lsal_1.4, whole genome shotgun sequence genome has a segment encoding these proteins:
- the LOC121118432 gene encoding uncharacterized protein isoform X2 yields MEDEQSVVVHAYDLNKTEIGEETSSLPDGIWFTSIVVYNKEFYFNNKGIESCPPGQTNLGSKVTKKENIGSTEIPYAIFFEYILVLADTKYNSGTFCLQERDSHCFTNDICQFLCSEQLPKYALHFPEENTNRELIEEIINSIAFKSGTLGISYAKKSYLNNSFEFIRTQREPSPDLLEIERQIEELKLLQTQRLSSSRDESPEIIPSIRTKNKVLKQRSKKTKRVAFKEKVEIILDKIYPEEYTQSNTNKEETIEIMADERIEETFPQEEAEDVPKKPTKPREPVITFREFNHVEDFEDLVRTIVTLLSAEEQDRLREMEDWIIKNEGTWVLAEGFNAFLGRVLHDKNLPSDGRVALLRLMAYGASQDDIVLLLHMDRKDHLVMNYAQEFDRLPIKEQETIALMFANLFETNSASEWLLYISEWDLGSQALSNIRVTTKVAVNALLGDTPALQNYGAAIMHNLGTKEVFDDVCSELAMAILQYFNGSPSEENIFRCMKGLSKFCAIAHREVPQLVKMIGPEPSKFNGMSARIDELISQINVRLASVPSF; encoded by the exons ATGGAGGATGAACAGAGCGTGGTCGTTCATGCATATGATCTGAATAAAACTGAAATCGGTGAAG AGACATCCTCACTTCCAGATGGCATTTGGTTCACGTCCATTGTCGTTTACAATAAAGAGTTTTACTTTAACAACAAGGGGATTGAAAGCTGCCCTCCG GGCCAAACAAATCTAGGATCCAaagtcacaaaaaaagaaaacattggaTCAACAGAGATCCCTTACGCcatattctttgaatatatattagttcTAGCGGACACAAAATACAA tTCTGGAACATTCTGTTTGCAAGAAAGAGATTCACACTGTTTTACGAATGATATATGTCAGTTCCTATGCTCAGAACAGCTCCCTAAATACGCTCTGCACTTTCCTGAGGAGAACACGAATAGAGA aCTAATCGAAGAAATAATTAACTCCATTGCATTCAAGAGTGGGACACTTGGGATTTCATACGCtaagaaatcatatttaaataattccttTGAATTCATTCGAACTCAACGTGAGCCAAGTCCGGATTTATTGGAAATCGAGCGACAGATTGAAGAGTTAAA attattGCAAACTCAACGACTCAGTTCCTCAAGAGATGAGTCACCAGAAATCATTCCatcaataagaacaaaaaataaagttcttaAGCAACGCTCCAAAAAAACCAAACGTGTAGCCTTTAAGGAAAAAGTCGAAATCATCcttgataaaatatatccagAAGAATATACACAGTCCAATACCAACAAAGAAGAAACAATTGAAATAATGGCTGATGAACGAATTGAAGAGACGTTTCCTCAAGAGGAAGCTGAGGATGTTCCTAAGAAGCCAACCAAACCTCGCGAACCAGTAATTACCTTTAGAGAATTTAAT CATGTTGAAGATTTTGAGGACTTAGTTCGTACAATCGTTACCCTTTTATCAGCTGAAGAGCAAGATCGTTTGCGAGAAATGGAAGATTGGATAATAAAGAACGAAGGAACATGGGTTTTGGCCGAGGGTTTCAACGCATTTTTAG gTCGAGTCTTACATGATAAAAATCTTCCAAGTGATGGACGTGTAGCTTTGCTCAGACTCATGGCATATGGAGCTTCTCAAGATGATATCGTCCTTTTACTTCACATGGATCGCAAGGATCATTTGGTAATGAATTACGCCCAAGAATTCGATCGTCTTCCCATAAAAGAACAAGAGACTATTGCCTTAATg TTTGCAAACCTCTTTGAAACAAACTCTGCATCAGAATGGTTATTATACATTTCCGAATGGGATTTAGGAAGTCAAGCCCTTTCTAATATTCGTGTAACTACTAAAGTAGCTGTCAATGCTCTTTTGGGTGATACTCCAGCCCTTCAAAACTATGGTGCTGCCATAATGCATAACCTTGGAACCAAGGAG GTATTCGATGACGTTTGCTCAGAGCTAGCTATGGCCATTTTACAATACTTTAATGGTAGTCCATCTGAGGAAAACATTTTCCGCTGTATGAAGGGTCTTTCCAAATTTTGTGCCATTGCACACAGAGAAGTACCTCAACTAGTAAAAATGATTGGACCTGAGCCTTCAAAATTCAACGGAATGTCTGCAAGGATTGATGAATTAATATCACAAATCAACGTCCGTCTTGCCTCCGTTCCATCCTTTTAA
- the LOC121118432 gene encoding uncharacterized protein isoform X1, giving the protein MEDEQSVVVHAYDLNKTEIGEETSSLPDGIWFTSIVVYNKEFYFNNKGIESCPPGQTNLGSKVTKKENIGSTEIPYAIFFEYILVLADTKYNSGTFCLQERDSHCFTNDICQFLCSEQLPKYALHFPEENTNRELIEEIINSIAFKSGTLGISYAKKSYLNNSFEFIRTQREPSPDLLEIERQIEELKLLQTQRLSSSRDESPEIIPSIRTKNKVLKQRSKKTKRVAFKEKVEIILDKIYPEEYTQSNTNKEETIEIMADERIEETFPQEEAEDVPKKPTKPREPVITFREFNHVEDFEDLVRTIVTLLSAEEQDRLREMEDWIIKNEGTWVLAEGFNAFLGRVLHDKNLPSDGRVALLRLMAYGASQDDIVLLLHMDRKDHLVMNYAQEFDRLPIKEQETIALMFANLFETNSASEWLLYISEWDLGSQALSNIRVTTKVAVNALLGDTPALQNYGAAIMHNLGTKEVKAVVFDDVCSELAMAILQYFNGSPSEENIFRCMKGLSKFCAIAHREVPQLVKMIGPEPSKFNGMSARIDELISQINVRLASVPSF; this is encoded by the exons ATGGAGGATGAACAGAGCGTGGTCGTTCATGCATATGATCTGAATAAAACTGAAATCGGTGAAG AGACATCCTCACTTCCAGATGGCATTTGGTTCACGTCCATTGTCGTTTACAATAAAGAGTTTTACTTTAACAACAAGGGGATTGAAAGCTGCCCTCCG GGCCAAACAAATCTAGGATCCAaagtcacaaaaaaagaaaacattggaTCAACAGAGATCCCTTACGCcatattctttgaatatatattagttcTAGCGGACACAAAATACAA tTCTGGAACATTCTGTTTGCAAGAAAGAGATTCACACTGTTTTACGAATGATATATGTCAGTTCCTATGCTCAGAACAGCTCCCTAAATACGCTCTGCACTTTCCTGAGGAGAACACGAATAGAGA aCTAATCGAAGAAATAATTAACTCCATTGCATTCAAGAGTGGGACACTTGGGATTTCATACGCtaagaaatcatatttaaataattccttTGAATTCATTCGAACTCAACGTGAGCCAAGTCCGGATTTATTGGAAATCGAGCGACAGATTGAAGAGTTAAA attattGCAAACTCAACGACTCAGTTCCTCAAGAGATGAGTCACCAGAAATCATTCCatcaataagaacaaaaaataaagttcttaAGCAACGCTCCAAAAAAACCAAACGTGTAGCCTTTAAGGAAAAAGTCGAAATCATCcttgataaaatatatccagAAGAATATACACAGTCCAATACCAACAAAGAAGAAACAATTGAAATAATGGCTGATGAACGAATTGAAGAGACGTTTCCTCAAGAGGAAGCTGAGGATGTTCCTAAGAAGCCAACCAAACCTCGCGAACCAGTAATTACCTTTAGAGAATTTAAT CATGTTGAAGATTTTGAGGACTTAGTTCGTACAATCGTTACCCTTTTATCAGCTGAAGAGCAAGATCGTTTGCGAGAAATGGAAGATTGGATAATAAAGAACGAAGGAACATGGGTTTTGGCCGAGGGTTTCAACGCATTTTTAG gTCGAGTCTTACATGATAAAAATCTTCCAAGTGATGGACGTGTAGCTTTGCTCAGACTCATGGCATATGGAGCTTCTCAAGATGATATCGTCCTTTTACTTCACATGGATCGCAAGGATCATTTGGTAATGAATTACGCCCAAGAATTCGATCGTCTTCCCATAAAAGAACAAGAGACTATTGCCTTAATg TTTGCAAACCTCTTTGAAACAAACTCTGCATCAGAATGGTTATTATACATTTCCGAATGGGATTTAGGAAGTCAAGCCCTTTCTAATATTCGTGTAACTACTAAAGTAGCTGTCAATGCTCTTTTGGGTGATACTCCAGCCCTTCAAAACTATGGTGCTGCCATAATGCATAACCTTGGAACCAAGGAGGTAAAAGCTGTG GTATTCGATGACGTTTGCTCAGAGCTAGCTATGGCCATTTTACAATACTTTAATGGTAGTCCATCTGAGGAAAACATTTTCCGCTGTATGAAGGGTCTTTCCAAATTTTGTGCCATTGCACACAGAGAAGTACCTCAACTAGTAAAAATGATTGGACCTGAGCCTTCAAAATTCAACGGAATGTCTGCAAGGATTGATGAATTAATATCACAAATCAACGTCCGTCTTGCCTCCGTTCCATCCTTTTAA